The candidate division WOR-3 bacterium DNA window GCAACAAATTCTGTGAGCTCACACTTGATTATGAACGAGGTGACGAAATACTGCAGGTCGGTCATGTCAGCTTGCGTTCTAGTTTATCCGTTTTCGCTCGACTATTTAGAGATCAAATGGGACGGCTAGCATGCGCAATAGAAAAGCGGCGTCGAATCTGAAGATCCGTCCAATAAAAGAAACTGACAATCGTCAGTTGATCTCGCTTGCGCGATCAATCGGGGTTCCAGCAAGAGTTAAACTTGGGGTGGACAGGGCGCCGATTTTTTGGGCCTTCAGCGAAATGCAGAGTAAAACATGGGATATATTGGTTGCCGAGGATGGCAATGAGATAGTTGGGTTCATAGATTTGAGTCACAGGAAGTTCCGTCTAAGCAAAGTCGTTAAGCAGGTTACCTATGTCGGTCTTACTGGGGTTCATACCGGATGGCGTGGATCAGAGGTATTCCCCAGGTTGCTAAGGGCAAGCGAGAGATTAGCCCGGAAGCGCGGCTCAGAATGCGCCATTGCGCTCGTCAATGTCAACAACATGAGGTTTAACAAGTTATTGAGGTTCATATATAAAGATTCGATATGCTGTGAGAACCTACGAGTGTCATGCGTTTTGCTTGGACCTCGTTACAGGCGTAACAAGAATGTTCGTGTCGAGAGAGCGACACAAGAGGATATGCAAATGATCATGGATCTTATGATGCGATATTATTGCCGGTATCAGCTCGCACCTATATTGGATAGAAAGCACTTTACAGATTTGTTTAACTCGCAGTTGCTTGATCTTCTCGTAGTACGCGATGACAAGAAGAAAATAGTGGCGACCATGGGTCTTTGGGACCAGAGCCATATGAGGAGAATTATTGTATTGGATTACGCGCCACCCATGTTATGGATAAAAAGATTAATAAATGGCAGCAGATATTTTACTCGTATCGCTCGTGTGCCCGATCCAGGTAGTCACTTCGAATATTTCTACTCAGTCTTCGCCGCGTTTGAAGAAGGCTTTGAAAATTCGTTTTGTGAAATCTTACGTTTTGTCTGCAATAAATATGCAGACCGTAATTACAACTTTCTGATACTAGCAATTCCTGAATCTTCAAAGGTTATGAAAACATGCAGTGATTTGTGGATCATTTCTAATAACAACGTTCCAGTAGTTATTCCTTTGACAAATGATATGGTGACTTTTCTTAAGGAAATCGGATCTTGTAGTTTATACCTTGAATACGCTTTGTCGTAACTGGTTCGGAAATTGCAGCATTCGGACGTCGCCACAGGAGACTTTGTCAGTAATGACGTGATGCAAGCATCTCAACACTTTTGTCAAGCGGTGGATTTTTCTGCCCATGGTTATAGCTGGCAATGACTTGCATCACAGGATCGGGGGTAACCCTTTGGGTTTGCGACGTTTAATCGCAGAACTGATGCTCTGCCCTGCCTTTCTGGCAATGCTTCACAGGATGTGAACGATTGTTAGTCCCGTTACTATCGCTACTGCCTTTCGGTTTCTCAATTTCTTATCCTCTTAAGTTCTATCTCATCGGGGCTTCCTATCTTCTCGTTATGCGTGTCGCGTCATGCGTCCGGC harbors:
- a CDS encoding GNAT family N-acetyltransferase, producing the protein MRNRKAASNLKIRPIKETDNRQLISLARSIGVPARVKLGVDRAPIFWAFSEMQSKTWDILVAEDGNEIVGFIDLSHRKFRLSKVVKQVTYVGLTGVHTGWRGSEVFPRLLRASERLARKRGSECAIALVNVNNMRFNKLLRFIYKDSICCENLRVSCVLLGPRYRRNKNVRVERATQEDMQMIMDLMMRYYCRYQLAPILDRKHFTDLFNSQLLDLLVVRDDKKKIVATMGLWDQSHMRRIIVLDYAPPMLWIKRLINGSRYFTRIARVPDPGSHFEYFYSVFAAFEEGFENSFCEILRFVCNKYADRNYNFLILAIPESSKVMKTCSDLWIISNNNVPVVIPLTNDMVTFLKEIGSCSLYLEYALS